ACAACCTCTTGGATGGGCAGGACGTCGAACAGGGTGCGGTCGATCACGTCGGTTCCTTCGGCGTTCGAAAGCTCAGGCTGGTTCGGGACCGACGCCGAAGTCTGGCTTCCGCCAGGAGACATGCGGTGTCGGGATGTGCCACCGTGCAGCGGGTGGGGTCCGCGCGCCACGGTCCAGGCGAGAAGGCCTGCGGGCGCGCTCGTCAGAGCTGCGGCTGGGTCAGCGACACATTCGACACAGGCGCCGGCGGGTCGACAGCATGTCGACGGAACCCGCGGGGTGCGGGTTCGCTGGCACTGGCCGGGCCGGGAACATGTGGACGAGTCTGCGGGAGGAGTTCGGAGAGTGTCAACGGGCATCAACGGGCCTCTCACATGGCGGACGCCGGTCATCCCCGCTCAGCCGCCTGGTCACCGGCGTCGGCCCCACCCCGGCGTGCCAGGTTTCCCGGCACGGTCAGCACATGGGCCAGCCGCTTCGACACTCCTTGCACAGTCCGGCCACCGATGCGGGCGCGGACTCCTACGTCGCCCGTCGTGGGCTTACTGAGCAGCGCCCGCGGCGCACCGCGCATCGTTCTGGCAAACCCGGTCACACGGCCTTGTCCCTGTCGAACCCGTCCAGGGGTACATTCGCACCTGGGGCACCCGTGACGCGCGGCTGGCCGCTCACACCCAGGTCGCGACGCATTCCGCTGGAAGGTCCGATGACCACGCCCAGGTTGCAGACGAGACGAAGCGCCGGAGACCCGACTGATGTCGTCGACGCGCCGCCGGACGTCGCTCGCGAGGCCGCCGGCGTACGCGGCCGTCGGCAGCCAGCGGGCTACCCCGCACCGCCCCCCGTCCCGCATCCCGGGCCGACACCCCATGTGCCCGGGCCCAGACTCCTCATCGCCTCGACGGCGGACGGACGACAAGTGACAACCAGCCACGACCCGTTCTGGGCCGCGACCGTGGTCGGGCGTTCGCTGGCGATGCCGTGCTCGACATCGGTGATCGGGAGTTCCGGATGGCCCACTGGCACGTCGCGGAGCGTGCCGTGAACGGCATGGTGGTCAGCTTCGACGTGGCGTGTCGCCCGGAGCCGGTCTGATGGCCGCCGACCCGGCCCTGGCTGACCCGGACGTTCTGGTCATCGGCGGTGGGCAGGCCGGGCTGGCGATGGGCTACCACCTTGCGCGGCGCGGCCTGCGGTTCCAGATCGTGGATTCGGGCCCGGAGATCGGCACGGTCTGGCGCTCCCGCTGGGACTCGCTGCAGCTGTTCACCTCCAGCCGTTACAGCAACCTGCCAGGGCTGCGCTTTCCGGCGCCCGCGGACACCTACCCGGGCCGGGATGACGTCGCGCACTACTTGCGGGTCTACGCGGCGACGTTCGCCCTGCCGGTCCGGCTCAACACGACCGTGACATCGCTGGCCCGCGCCGAAGACGGCGGCTACCTGGCCCGAGCCGGCGCCGACGCGGTCCACGCGCGCCACGTCGTCGTCGCCACAGGCCCCTTCCAGGTCCCCTTCACCCCGTCCGTCGCTGGGGGGCTGGCGCCGGACGTGCACCAGCTTCACAGCGCCGATTACCAGCGGCCGGAGCAGCTGCCCACGGGCCGGGTGCTCGTCGTCGGCGCGGCGAACTCCGGCTGCCAGATTGCCCAGGAGCTGTCCGCGACCCGGGCCGTGGACCTGGCAGTGGGCACCCGCATCCCGGCGGTGCCGCAGCGGCCGCTGGGACGAGACGTCTGGTGGTGGGCCTCGGCGGCGCGGCTGGACCGGGTGACTGCCGGCTCGCGAATCGGACGGCGGCTGGCCGGCCGCGACCAGATCGTCGGAACCAGCCCCAAGCAGCTCGCTCGCCGGCACGGCATCACGCTCCGACCCAGGGTCGACGCCGTGGTTGGCAGGAGCATCCGTTTCGCCGACGGCACCCATTCCGAGTACGACTCGGTCGTCTGGGCGACCGGATTCCGGACAGATGATTCGTGGATGCACGTCCCCGAAGCCACCGACGCGCACGGAACGCTGCAGCAGTCCCGCGGCATCACCCCATCGCCGGGCCTGTACACGGTCGGGAGGACGTGGCAGCACACCCGCGGCTCGGCACTGCTCGGTTGGGTCGGCGACGACGCCGCCTTCGTCGGTGAGCAGATCACGGACCGGATGAACGGCTGACGGGCATGATCGCTTCCCAGCATTCCCCCGGCCGCCCAGCGCGGGACACCACCCGGTCCTTCCGCGGCGATCTACGCGCACCTGTGGCCTGGGGCGTGGTCTGGGGTGTGCTGCAGGCGGCGTCACCACTGGCCTTCTTCTGGCTCGACGACGCCACGGTCTACGCGCTGGGGCTCGTCCTGATCGCGGCGGTCTACATCGGATTCAGCGTCGCCGACGGGCGGGGCAAGGTCATCGCCGTCGAGACGGGCGTCGCCACGGTGTTCGTCGTCACTGCCGCGGCCGCGGTGACTGGATCGGCCTGGCTGCTCGTGGCCGGGCTGGCCGGCCACGGCCTGAAAGACCTGTGGCAGCACCGCACTGGATTCGTGGCCAACACCCGGTGGTGGCCCCCGTTCTGCGCCACCGTCGACTTCGTCGCCGCCGCCCTGATCGCTGTCGCGATCCTCACTGATTTCCACGTCGGACGGTGAGCAGATCGGCAGATCCCTCCGGGTGGGGACATCGCCGGCGGCGCGCATGGCACGCCGTACTGGGTCGAGCGCACCGTCACCGATACCGACGGTAACCCGGTCCCGAACGCGCGGATCGAGGTGTGGGAGGCCGACGAAGACGGCCTCTACGACGTGCAGTACGACGACAACCGGGTGGCCGGGCGGGCCTGGCTCGCTTCGGACGAGGCGGGCAAGTACTGGTTCTGGGGCCTCACCCCTACCCCGTACCCGATCCCGCACGACGGCCCGGTGGGCAAGATGCTCGCCGCCGTGGGCCGCTCTCCGGTCCGGGCGGCGCATCTGCACTTCATGATCACCGCGCCCGGCTACCGCACCCTGGTCACGCACGTCTTCGTTGAGGGGGACCCCAACTCGCCCTCGGCGACTCAGTGTTCGGCGTCAAGGACTCCCTCATCAAGCGCTTCGAGGACCAAGCCCCCGGCACCCCCACCCCGGACGGGCGCCACCTCGGCGATGAGGCGCCTGGGCCCGCACCCGCTTCGACATCGTTCTCGCCCCCGACAACACCGAAACCTGCGGAGCCCGCACCGAGCAGCGTTGGTGTC
This window of the Georgenia yuyongxinii genome carries:
- a CDS encoding flavin-containing monooxygenase; amino-acid sequence: MAADPALADPDVLVIGGGQAGLAMGYHLARRGLRFQIVDSGPEIGTVWRSRWDSLQLFTSSRYSNLPGLRFPAPADTYPGRDDVAHYLRVYAATFALPVRLNTTVTSLARAEDGGYLARAGADAVHARHVVVATGPFQVPFTPSVAGGLAPDVHQLHSADYQRPEQLPTGRVLVVGAANSGCQIAQELSATRAVDLAVGTRIPAVPQRPLGRDVWWWASAARLDRVTAGSRIGRRLAGRDQIVGTSPKQLARRHGITLRPRVDAVVGRSIRFADGTHSEYDSVVWATGFRTDDSWMHVPEATDAHGTLQQSRGITPSPGLYTVGRTWQHTRGSALLGWVGDDAAFVGEQITDRMNG